A single window of Bordetella genomosp. 11 DNA harbors:
- a CDS encoding DegQ family serine endoprotease, whose translation MKIKSFSPTRLTMSLVAAGVIGATAATAILGTASHAETAPPAVTQQAQPLASTMSVPNFAQITREFGPAVVNISVSGTKKVALQQDPFAQFFGGMPGFPGMPGQMAPGTREVPIRGEGSGFIVSHDGLILTNAHVVQGADEVTVKLTDRREYRAKVLGSDPVTDVAVIKIDASNLPVVRLGNVQDLNVGDWVLAIGSPYGLENTATAGIVSAKGRSLPDDTSVPFIQTDVAVNPGNSGGPLFNARGEVVGINSQIYTRTGGYQGLSFAIPIDVATKIKDEIVAHGKVRHAMLGVTVQEVNQELANSFKLDSPTGALVASVEKGSAADKAGLKSGDVIRAIDGRPIVSSGDLSSVITLQDPGQRVKLDIWRNGKPEQVMATLGTYGKQDAVASDASQGGQHAKLGLALRPLTPDEQEQAGTQGLLVEQADGAAAKAGIQAGDIILSVNGIPTRSVGEVRNAVAKAGKTAALLVQRGDGKLFVPVQIG comes from the coding sequence ATGAAAATCAAATCTTTCTCGCCCACCCGCCTGACAATGTCGCTGGTTGCCGCCGGAGTCATCGGCGCGACCGCCGCCACCGCCATCCTCGGCACGGCCTCCCACGCGGAGACCGCGCCGCCCGCCGTGACCCAGCAGGCCCAGCCTCTGGCGAGCACGATGTCCGTGCCGAATTTCGCGCAGATCACCCGCGAGTTCGGCCCCGCCGTGGTGAACATCAGTGTGTCGGGCACCAAGAAAGTGGCCCTGCAGCAGGATCCTTTCGCGCAATTCTTCGGCGGCATGCCCGGCTTTCCCGGTATGCCCGGCCAGATGGCCCCCGGAACCCGCGAAGTGCCGATCCGCGGTGAAGGCTCGGGCTTCATCGTCAGCCACGACGGCCTGATCCTGACCAATGCCCACGTGGTCCAGGGCGCCGACGAGGTCACCGTCAAGCTGACCGATCGCCGCGAATACCGCGCCAAGGTCCTGGGCAGCGACCCGGTGACCGACGTGGCCGTCATCAAGATCGATGCGTCGAACCTGCCCGTGGTACGCCTGGGCAATGTGCAGGACCTGAACGTTGGCGACTGGGTGCTGGCCATCGGTTCGCCCTATGGCCTGGAAAACACCGCGACCGCGGGCATCGTCAGCGCCAAGGGCCGTTCGCTGCCCGACGACACCTCCGTGCCCTTCATCCAGACCGACGTGGCTGTCAACCCCGGCAACTCCGGCGGACCGCTGTTCAATGCGCGCGGCGAAGTGGTCGGCATCAACTCGCAGATCTACACCCGCACCGGCGGCTACCAGGGCCTGTCGTTCGCGATCCCCATCGACGTGGCGACCAAGATCAAGGATGAAATCGTCGCCCACGGCAAGGTGCGCCACGCCATGCTGGGCGTGACCGTCCAGGAAGTGAACCAGGAGCTGGCGAACTCCTTCAAGCTGGACAGCCCGACCGGCGCCCTGGTCGCCAGCGTGGAAAAAGGCAGCGCCGCCGACAAGGCCGGCCTGAAGTCCGGCGACGTCATCCGCGCCATCGACGGCCGTCCGATCGTCTCTTCCGGCGATCTGTCGTCGGTCATCACGCTGCAGGACCCCGGCCAGCGCGTCAAGCTGGACATCTGGCGCAACGGCAAGCCCGAACAGGTGATGGCCACCCTGGGCACCTATGGCAAGCAGGATGCCGTCGCCTCCGATGCCTCGCAGGGCGGCCAGCATGCCAAACTGGGGCTGGCGCTGCGGCCGCTGACGCCCGACGAGCAGGAACAGGCCGGCACGCAAGGCCTGCTGGTCGAACAGGCGGACGGTGCCGCCGCCAAGGCCGGTATCCAGGCCGGCGACATCATCCTGTCGGTCAACGGCATACCGACGCGCAGCGTCGGCGAAGTCCGCAATGCCGTGGCCAAGGCGGGCAAGACCGCCGCCCTGCTGGTCCAGCGCGGCGACGGCAAGTTGTTCGTTCCGGTCCAGATCGGCTAA
- a CDS encoding ATP-binding protein gives MKIPLGSSLRGRLIFFLFAAIFVAALVQGIVAYRNILQQTDEIFDAQLQRTATSLTAGDGLLSAAPSGPAGSVPEDSLIIQIWTADGARLFKSASGKLLPDPVMLGFSTVKAGAATYRVYAMATPFQVTQVAQDMAVRQKTARALALRSVGPIAAAAPLLMIVVWWVVGASLRPVRRTRDELAKRQPEALSPVGETGLPDEIRPLVHELNLLLDRTRQAFAAQKRFVGDAAHELRSPLAALRLQLQALQRPGDEAARRIAVDRLAAGIERASRLIEQLLSMARHDAAATQVPPRRVELVQLMRQAISDILPDANAKAMDIGMEGVPEAWVRADPDALALLARNLLDNAIKYTPAEGRIDVCIETYGEAVTLIVDDSGPGIPPAERERVFDRFYRAQNHDAVGSGLGLSIVEAVARRHDAAIFLEDAPRLGGLRVRVRFPLSFA, from the coding sequence ATGAAGATTCCGCTTGGCTCCTCGCTCAGGGGACGCCTGATATTTTTTCTGTTCGCCGCCATTTTCGTGGCCGCTCTGGTGCAGGGCATCGTGGCCTATCGCAATATCCTCCAGCAGACCGACGAGATTTTCGACGCCCAGCTGCAACGCACCGCGACATCGCTGACCGCGGGCGACGGCCTGCTCAGCGCCGCGCCGTCCGGGCCGGCGGGTTCGGTCCCGGAGGACAGCCTGATCATCCAGATCTGGACCGCCGACGGCGCGCGGCTGTTCAAATCCGCCTCCGGCAAGTTGCTGCCCGATCCCGTGATGCTCGGTTTTTCCACGGTGAAGGCGGGTGCCGCGACCTACCGCGTCTATGCGATGGCAACACCGTTCCAGGTCACGCAGGTGGCCCAGGACATGGCCGTGCGCCAGAAGACCGCACGCGCCCTGGCGCTGCGCAGCGTGGGGCCGATCGCCGCGGCCGCGCCCTTGCTGATGATCGTGGTCTGGTGGGTGGTCGGGGCGTCCCTGCGCCCCGTGCGGCGCACCCGCGACGAACTGGCCAAGCGGCAGCCCGAAGCCCTGTCGCCCGTGGGCGAAACCGGCCTGCCCGACGAGATCCGCCCTCTCGTCCATGAACTCAACCTGCTGCTGGACCGCACCCGCCAGGCCTTCGCGGCACAGAAGCGCTTCGTCGGCGACGCGGCGCATGAGCTGCGCTCGCCCCTGGCGGCGCTGCGCCTGCAGTTGCAGGCCTTGCAGCGGCCCGGCGACGAGGCGGCGCGGCGCATCGCCGTCGACCGCCTGGCCGCCGGCATCGAGCGCGCATCGCGCCTGATCGAACAGCTGCTGTCCATGGCGCGGCACGACGCGGCCGCGACGCAGGTCCCGCCCCGGCGGGTGGAACTCGTGCAACTGATGCGCCAGGCCATTTCGGACATCCTGCCGGACGCCAATGCCAAGGCCATGGACATCGGCATGGAGGGCGTGCCCGAAGCGTGGGTGCGCGCGGACCCCGATGCGCTGGCGCTGCTGGCCCGCAATCTGCTGGACAACGCCATCAAATACACGCCCGCCGAAGGACGCATCGACGTCTGCATCGAAACCTATGGCGAGGCCGTGACCTTGATCGTCGACGACAGCGGGCCGGGCATTCCCCCCGCCGAGCGCGAACGGGTGTTCGACCGCTTCTATCGCGCGCAGAACCATGACGCGGTGGGCAGCGGCCTGGGCCTGTCCATCGTCGAGGCCGTGGCACGCCGCCACGACGCGGCGATTTTCCTGGAGGACGCGCCCCGGCTGGGCGGCCTGCGCGTCCGGGTGCGCTTTCCCTTAAGTTTCGCCTAA
- a CDS encoding response regulator, with protein MRILLVEDDRMIGESVFDGLRAENYAVDWEKNAKGADLALRTGPYDLVLLDLGLPDGNGLSLLRDLRTRRNRTPVLIATARDAVADRIAGLDAGADDYVIKPYDMDELLARMRALIRRSAGRAEPVFEHAGVSIDPHDRSARVNGEPVTLTAREWAVLEPLIARPGMILSRAQLEEKLYSWQEEISSNAVEVYIHGLRKKLGQRFIQNVRGVGYVIPKT; from the coding sequence ATGCGTATTCTTTTGGTGGAAGACGATAGGATGATCGGCGAAAGCGTTTTCGACGGGCTGCGCGCGGAGAACTACGCCGTCGATTGGGAGAAAAACGCCAAGGGTGCCGACCTGGCGCTGCGCACCGGTCCCTACGACCTGGTCCTGCTCGACCTGGGACTGCCGGACGGCAACGGACTATCGCTCTTGCGCGACCTGCGAACGCGGCGCAACCGTACCCCGGTCCTGATCGCGACCGCCCGCGACGCGGTGGCCGATCGCATCGCGGGCCTGGATGCGGGCGCGGACGACTACGTCATCAAGCCTTACGACATGGACGAACTGCTGGCGCGCATGCGCGCGCTGATCCGGCGCAGCGCCGGCCGTGCCGAGCCGGTCTTCGAGCATGCCGGCGTCAGCATCGACCCGCACGACCGCTCCGCCCGCGTCAACGGCGAACCGGTCACGCTGACCGCGCGCGAATGGGCCGTGCTCGAACCCTTGATCGCGCGTCCCGGCATGATCCTGTCGCGCGCCCAGCTGGAGGAAAAACTCTACAGCTGGCAGGAAGAAATCAGCAGCAACGCCGTCGAGGTCTATATTCACGGGCTACGCAAAAAACTCGGCCAGCGTTTCATCCAGAATGTGCGCGGGGTCGGCTACGTCATTCCCAAAACATGA
- the otsB gene encoding trehalose-phosphatase, with product MQSISIPVSKDNVGRHALLFDLDGTLAPIAATPQQAHVPAETIDVLERLGKVTGGAVAIVSGRPLAQIDALVHPLVLPGAGLHGAQWREPDGTLHEMPVDTAAVARMVESLAPLAERWPGTQLEHKGLSLAFHYRNAPDLEQEVRIAADMAMQPHADRFVLQPGKMVVEIKPRHASKAAAISRLMGMAPFAGRVPVFAGDDLTDEAGFQAVKAIGGVTIKIGEGDSVADWRFPTPAALAGWLALL from the coding sequence GTGCAAAGCATTTCCATACCGGTCTCGAAGGACAATGTCGGTCGACACGCCTTGCTGTTCGACCTTGACGGAACGCTGGCGCCCATCGCCGCGACGCCGCAGCAGGCGCACGTTCCGGCCGAGACCATCGACGTCCTGGAGCGCTTGGGGAAGGTCACCGGCGGTGCTGTGGCGATTGTATCGGGGCGGCCGCTCGCGCAGATTGACGCATTGGTCCACCCGCTGGTTTTGCCCGGTGCGGGCCTGCACGGCGCGCAGTGGCGCGAGCCCGACGGTACCTTGCACGAAATGCCGGTCGATACCGCGGCGGTGGCGCGCATGGTCGAAAGCCTCGCGCCCCTGGCGGAGCGCTGGCCCGGCACGCAGTTGGAACACAAAGGCCTGTCGCTGGCATTCCACTATCGCAACGCCCCCGATCTGGAGCAGGAGGTCCGCATCGCGGCCGATATGGCGATGCAGCCGCATGCCGATCGCTTCGTCCTGCAGCCGGGCAAGATGGTGGTGGAAATCAAGCCGCGGCACGCCAGCAAGGCCGCGGCCATCAGCCGGCTGATGGGAATGGCTCCCTTTGCCGGCCGCGTTCCCGTGTTCGCCGGCGACGACCTGACGGACGAAGCGGGGTTCCAGGCCGTCAAGGCCATCGGAGGGGTCACGATCAAGATAGGGGAAGGGGATAGCGTCGCCGACTGGCGCTTCCCCACGCCCGCCGCCTTGGCGGGCTGGCTCGCGCTGCTGTAA
- the otsA gene encoding alpha,alpha-trehalose-phosphate synthase (UDP-forming) translates to MSRLIVVSNRVAPIAEGKPTAGGLAVGVFDALKQTGGIWFGWNGDIADASTPPDMVHKDTRDNITYATVAFSRADYDLYYRGFSNGMLWPVFHYRPDLSRYDRREYAGYCRVNHWLVERLKPLIEPDDILWVHDYHLLPFARACRQAGIQNRIGFFLHIPFPVEPVMATVPPHRELMEAMCAYDLVGFQTDSDRRAFVDYVSRRLGGTRRGDRYIDIGGHRIGAGVYPIGIYPDEIQELSLKHNRSRQITNLKQGLQQRRLMVSVDRLDYSKGLVERFTAFERLLEMKPAHRGQVTFVQIAPPSRSDVEQYRQIRRQLESAAGRINGRWSDLAWTPLRYINKSYDRAMLMSLFRASQVGYVTPLRDGMNLVAKEYVAAQSPDDPGVLVLSEFAGAAEELGDGALLVNPYDPDGMAETLDRALTMPLPERKARHRDMLARLTENNLSRWRDRFLDDLQSETVAPEVVA, encoded by the coding sequence ATGAGCAGATTGATAGTAGTGTCGAACCGGGTCGCGCCCATCGCGGAAGGCAAGCCCACGGCCGGTGGGCTGGCGGTCGGCGTGTTCGACGCGCTGAAGCAGACCGGCGGCATCTGGTTCGGGTGGAACGGCGATATCGCCGACGCTTCGACGCCGCCGGACATGGTGCATAAGGACACGCGCGACAACATCACCTATGCCACCGTCGCCTTTTCGCGCGCCGATTACGACCTGTACTACCGTGGGTTTTCCAACGGCATGCTGTGGCCGGTCTTTCATTATCGACCCGACCTGAGCCGCTACGATCGCCGCGAGTATGCGGGCTACTGCCGCGTCAATCACTGGCTGGTGGAACGCCTGAAGCCGCTGATCGAACCCGACGATATCCTTTGGGTGCATGACTATCACCTGCTGCCCTTCGCACGAGCCTGCCGCCAGGCCGGCATCCAGAACCGCATCGGATTTTTTCTGCACATCCCGTTTCCGGTCGAGCCCGTCATGGCCACCGTCCCGCCGCATCGGGAGCTGATGGAGGCCATGTGCGCCTACGACCTCGTGGGCTTCCAGACCGACTCCGATCGCCGGGCCTTCGTCGATTATGTGTCGCGGCGCCTGGGCGGCACCCGGCGCGGGGATCGCTACATCGATATCGGCGGCCACCGCATCGGTGCCGGGGTGTATCCGATCGGCATCTATCCCGACGAAATCCAGGAGCTATCGCTCAAGCACAACCGCTCGCGCCAGATCACGAACCTCAAGCAGGGCCTGCAGCAGCGCCGGCTGATGGTCAGCGTGGACCGGCTCGATTACAGCAAGGGGCTGGTCGAGCGATTCACGGCATTCGAGCGACTGCTGGAAATGAAGCCGGCCCACCGCGGCCAGGTCACGTTCGTGCAAATCGCGCCGCCTTCGCGGTCGGACGTCGAACAATACCGCCAGATCCGGCGCCAGCTGGAGAGCGCCGCCGGCCGCATCAATGGACGCTGGTCGGACCTGGCGTGGACACCGCTGCGCTACATCAACAAGTCGTATGACCGCGCCATGCTGATGTCGCTGTTCCGCGCGTCCCAGGTCGGCTATGTGACGCCGCTGCGCGACGGCATGAACCTCGTGGCCAAGGAATACGTCGCCGCGCAATCGCCGGACGACCCGGGCGTGCTGGTGCTGTCCGAGTTCGCCGGCGCCGCGGAGGAACTGGGCGATGGCGCGCTGCTGGTCAATCCCTATGATCCAGATGGCATGGCGGAAACGCTGGACCGTGCCCTGACCATGCCCCTGCCCGAGCGCAAGGCGCGCCATCGCGACATGCTGGCGAGGTTGACCGAGAACAACCTGTCGCGTTGGCGCGACCGCTTCCTGGACGACCTGCAAAGCGAAACGGTGGCCCCGGAAGTGGTGGCCTAG
- a CDS encoding amylo-alpha-1,6-glucosidase, with amino-acid sequence MDDNAEWLEADGRGGYASGTANGLRTRRYHALLLCATVPPTGRKVLVNGIEAWVEGIDGREALTRQRYAPDVVVPDASAAAVLVSFDLHPWPTWRLRLRDGRVVRMSCFVDKASARTVLRWDREGAGGPLTLKVRPLLSGRDYHALHHENPAFDFSAIVEGGCVRWQPYGDVPAVVAHTNGRYAHEPDWYRNFVYVRERERGLDDTEDLATPGLFSFDLDDGPAVMILAAGQGRGAAAAAAADADADAADAGALAGRLAAREAARRAAFPDRLRRAADAYVVSRARGLTLVAGYPWFTDWGRDTFIAMRGLLLATGRLDEACAILLEWTGYISQGMLPNRFPDDGGEPAYNSVDASLWFIVAAHDYLATGHAGDAARTRLRAAIDAIVAGYAAGTRHGIAADGDGLLRAGCEGMQLTWMDAKVGDWVVTPRIGKPVEVQALWINALRIAGAWNAASRDLERRATAAFLRRFPKPDGSGLYDVVDAGHEAGAVDGSIRPNQIFAVGGLPHAVVDGSLASAVVAQVERELLTPLGLRTLSPGDPRYIGRYQGGPMQRDAAYHQGTAWPWLMGPFLQAWLRVRARTGMLDRAAVDDMRARRLAPLYRHLDEGGLDHVSEIVDGDAPHRCAGAPFQAWSLGELLRMEAMLRDAVPGAAPTE; translated from the coding sequence ATGGACGACAACGCGGAGTGGCTGGAGGCGGATGGGCGCGGCGGCTATGCCAGCGGGACCGCCAACGGCTTGCGTACCCGCCGCTATCACGCCTTGCTGCTGTGCGCCACCGTTCCCCCGACTGGCCGGAAGGTCCTGGTCAATGGCATCGAGGCCTGGGTCGAGGGCATCGACGGCCGCGAAGCCCTGACGCGGCAGCGTTATGCGCCCGACGTGGTCGTCCCCGACGCATCCGCGGCCGCGGTACTGGTGTCGTTCGATCTGCATCCCTGGCCCACGTGGCGGCTGCGGCTGCGGGACGGCCGCGTGGTGCGGATGTCGTGTTTCGTCGATAAGGCAAGCGCGCGCACGGTGCTGCGGTGGGACCGGGAGGGCGCTGGCGGTCCATTGACCCTGAAGGTCCGGCCCCTGTTGTCGGGGCGCGATTACCACGCCCTGCATCATGAAAACCCCGCTTTCGATTTCTCCGCGATCGTGGAAGGCGGATGCGTGCGCTGGCAACCCTATGGCGACGTGCCGGCGGTCGTGGCGCATACGAACGGCCGCTACGCCCACGAACCCGACTGGTATCGGAATTTTGTTTATGTCCGGGAGCGCGAACGCGGCTTGGACGATACCGAGGACCTGGCCACGCCGGGCCTGTTTTCCTTCGACCTGGACGACGGCCCCGCCGTCATGATCCTGGCGGCCGGACAGGGACGCGGCGCCGCCGCCGCCGCCGCTGCCGATGCGGATGCGGATGCCGCCGATGCCGGGGCACTCGCCGGGCGCCTGGCCGCGCGGGAGGCCGCGCGGCGCGCCGCCTTTCCGGACCGGCTGCGGCGAGCCGCCGACGCCTATGTCGTGTCGCGCGCGCGGGGCCTGACGCTGGTGGCCGGCTATCCCTGGTTTACCGATTGGGGCCGCGATACCTTCATCGCCATGCGCGGGCTGCTGCTGGCGACGGGCCGGCTGGACGAGGCCTGCGCGATCCTGCTGGAATGGACCGGCTACATCTCCCAGGGGATGCTGCCGAACCGCTTCCCCGACGACGGCGGCGAACCGGCCTACAACTCGGTCGATGCTTCGCTGTGGTTCATCGTCGCCGCGCATGACTATCTGGCCACCGGGCATGCCGGCGACGCCGCGCGGACGCGCCTGCGCGCCGCCATCGATGCCATCGTCGCCGGCTATGCCGCGGGCACCCGGCATGGCATTGCCGCGGACGGGGACGGCTTGCTGCGCGCGGGATGCGAGGGGATGCAATTGACCTGGATGGACGCCAAGGTGGGCGACTGGGTGGTCACGCCGCGCATCGGCAAGCCGGTGGAAGTGCAGGCGCTATGGATCAACGCGCTGCGCATCGCCGGTGCCTGGAACGCCGCCAGCCGCGATCTGGAGCGGCGCGCCACTGCCGCATTCCTGCGGCGTTTTCCCAAGCCGGACGGCAGCGGCCTGTACGACGTCGTCGATGCGGGACACGAAGCCGGCGCCGTGGATGGCAGCATCCGCCCGAACCAGATATTCGCCGTGGGCGGCCTGCCTCACGCGGTCGTCGACGGATCGCTGGCGAGCGCCGTGGTGGCGCAGGTCGAGCGCGAACTGCTGACGCCATTGGGCCTGCGTACGCTCTCGCCCGGCGATCCGCGCTATATCGGCCGCTACCAGGGCGGGCCCATGCAGCGGGATGCCGCCTACCACCAGGGCACCGCCTGGCCCTGGCTGATGGGCCCCTTCCTGCAGGCCTGGCTGCGCGTGCGCGCGCGGACCGGAATGCTGGATCGGGCCGCCGTGGACGATATGCGCGCCCGCCGGCTGGCACCGCTGTATCGCCATCTGGACGAAGGCGGGCTGGATCATGTATCGGAAATCGTCGACGGCGATGCGCCACACCGCTGCGCGGGCGCGCCATTCCAGGCATGGTCCCTGGGCGAATTGCTGCGCATGGAAGCCATGCTGCGGGACGCCGTGCCGGGGGCCGCGCCGACGGAGTAA
- a CDS encoding MGH1-like glycoside hydrolase domain-containing protein has product MSPPRAAPIFQTAEGRRLAEAESIPWRRWGPYLSERQWGTVREDYSEFGTAWDYFPHDHARSRAYRWGEDGIAGYGDDRLRWCLCVALWNGHDPILKERLFGLTNAEGNHGEDVKELYFYQDSTPTHSYMRMMYRYPMAAFPYADLVAENARRGVDQPEYELLDTGVLDDQRYFDVTVEYAKRTPDDMVMRVTIENRSAEHATLHVMPQLWARNTWSWDGVSPKPSLQRVADSAGSAVLARHPAHEPMIATVSAPGPVQWLFCENETNVRRLFGSEGPGPFKDGINDYVVHGIGDAVRRDSGTKVAAHRIARLPPGGRTSMVLRLQPQARRDESPLDADALIAQRRAEADEFYACLQQGIDDADARLVQRQALAGLLWSKQYYEFDVTRWLDGDPAQPPPPARRRRGRNAEWRHLCNGEVVSMPDKWEYPWYASWDLAFQATGLALVDPVFAKTQLLLLVKDRYQHPNGQLPAYEWAFGDGNPPVHAWATWRVYEIDRTWSGEPDHAFLELVFHKLLLNFGWWVNRRDADGHNIFQGGFLGLDNIGIFDRSAPLPTGGHIDQADGTAWMAAYALDMMRIALELATVNKSYVDIGVKFFEHFLYIAEAVNSGDECETGLWDEEDEFFYDALHLPGQDSMPMRVRSIVGLIPLFAVQVLEEGVHGRVPGFKERLRWFLRHRPDLAKLVSRWTEPGKGNSALLSLLRGHRVKALLRRALDESEFLSDYGVRALSRYHRDAPYEFHHNGESFCIRYLPGESDSRIFGGNSNWRGPVWLPVNYLLIESLYEFQRYYGDDFRVEYPTGSGRRYSLREIADRLAQRVTRLFLKNADGERPSMMGYPLLQADPASRDLVLFHEFFHGDTGRGLGASHQTGWTALVALLLQPRAAADSGIVPVVEPEDEDAEAEAVAAVARAREQAVK; this is encoded by the coding sequence ATGTCGCCGCCGCGCGCCGCCCCTATATTCCAGACCGCAGAAGGCCGGCGTCTGGCCGAGGCCGAGTCCATTCCCTGGCGGCGCTGGGGGCCGTACCTGAGCGAGCGGCAATGGGGCACGGTGCGCGAGGACTACAGCGAGTTCGGCACGGCCTGGGATTATTTTCCCCACGATCACGCGCGCAGCCGGGCCTACCGCTGGGGCGAGGACGGCATCGCCGGCTACGGGGACGACCGCCTGCGCTGGTGCCTGTGCGTGGCCCTGTGGAACGGCCACGATCCCATCCTCAAGGAGCGCCTGTTCGGCCTGACCAACGCCGAGGGCAACCACGGGGAGGATGTCAAAGAGCTGTATTTCTACCAGGACTCCACTCCCACCCATTCCTACATGCGCATGATGTACCGGTATCCCATGGCGGCCTTTCCCTATGCCGACCTGGTGGCGGAAAACGCGCGCCGCGGCGTGGACCAGCCTGAATACGAGCTTCTGGATACCGGTGTGCTGGACGACCAGCGCTATTTCGATGTGACGGTGGAATACGCCAAGCGCACGCCCGACGACATGGTCATGCGCGTCACCATCGAGAATCGCAGCGCCGAACACGCCACGCTGCACGTGATGCCCCAATTGTGGGCGCGCAACACGTGGTCGTGGGACGGCGTCTCGCCCAAGCCTTCGCTGCAGCGCGTCGCCGATAGCGCCGGGTCCGCGGTCCTGGCACGCCATCCGGCCCACGAACCCATGATCGCGACGGTCTCCGCGCCGGGTCCGGTGCAATGGCTGTTTTGCGAGAACGAAACCAATGTCCGCCGCCTGTTCGGCAGCGAAGGACCGGGTCCCTTCAAGGACGGCATCAATGATTACGTCGTGCACGGCATCGGGGATGCGGTGCGGCGCGACTCGGGCACCAAGGTCGCCGCGCATCGCATTGCGCGGTTGCCCCCCGGCGGGCGGACGTCCATGGTCCTTCGCCTGCAGCCGCAGGCGCGGCGCGACGAATCGCCGCTGGATGCCGATGCGTTGATCGCGCAACGGCGTGCGGAGGCCGATGAGTTCTACGCTTGCCTGCAGCAGGGCATAGACGATGCGGACGCACGCCTGGTGCAGCGCCAGGCGCTGGCCGGACTGTTGTGGTCCAAGCAGTACTACGAGTTCGACGTCACCCGCTGGCTGGACGGCGACCCGGCGCAGCCGCCTCCGCCCGCGCGCCGGCGCCGCGGTCGCAACGCCGAGTGGCGGCACCTGTGCAATGGCGAGGTGGTCTCCATGCCGGACAAATGGGAATATCCCTGGTATGCCTCCTGGGACCTGGCGTTCCAGGCGACGGGACTGGCGCTGGTCGACCCGGTCTTCGCCAAGACGCAGCTCCTGCTGCTGGTGAAGGACCGCTACCAGCATCCCAACGGGCAACTGCCCGCCTATGAGTGGGCCTTCGGCGACGGCAATCCGCCGGTGCACGCGTGGGCGACCTGGCGCGTATATGAGATCGACCGCACATGGAGCGGCGAACCGGACCACGCCTTCCTGGAGCTGGTGTTCCACAAGCTGCTGCTGAACTTCGGCTGGTGGGTGAACCGCCGCGATGCCGATGGGCACAACATCTTCCAGGGCGGTTTCCTGGGCCTGGACAATATCGGCATTTTCGACCGCTCGGCGCCGCTGCCCACCGGTGGCCACATCGACCAGGCCGATGGCACCGCGTGGATGGCGGCCTATGCGCTGGACATGATGCGCATCGCTTTGGAATTGGCCACCGTCAACAAAAGCTATGTCGATATCGGCGTCAAGTTCTTCGAGCATTTCCTGTATATCGCCGAAGCCGTGAACAGCGGCGACGAATGCGAAACCGGCCTGTGGGACGAAGAGGACGAGTTTTTCTACGATGCGCTGCATCTGCCCGGCCAGGACAGCATGCCGATGCGGGTACGCTCGATCGTCGGGCTGATACCGCTGTTCGCGGTGCAGGTGCTGGAAGAGGGCGTCCATGGACGCGTGCCGGGATTCAAGGAACGGCTGCGCTGGTTCCTGCGCCATCGGCCCGATCTGGCCAAGCTGGTTTCGCGCTGGACCGAGCCAGGCAAAGGCAATTCCGCGCTGCTCTCGCTGTTGCGCGGACACCGCGTGAAGGCGCTGTTGCGGCGCGCGCTGGACGAAAGCGAGTTCCTGTCCGACTACGGGGTCCGCGCCCTGTCGCGGTATCACCGCGATGCGCCGTACGAATTCCATCACAACGGCGAAAGCTTCTGCATCCGCTATCTTCCCGGTGAATCGGATTCGCGGATATTCGGCGGCAACTCGAATTGGCGCGGGCCGGTCTGGCTGCCCGTCAACTACCTGCTGATCGAATCGCTGTACGAATTCCAGCGCTACTACGGCGACGATTTCCGAGTGGAATATCCCACCGGTTCGGGGCGCCGGTATTCGCTGCGCGAGATCGCCGACCGGCTGGCCCAGCGCGTTACCCGCCTGTTCCTGAAGAACGCCGACGGCGAACGGCCGTCCATGATGGGGTATCCGCTGCTGCAGGCGGACCCGGCCTCGCGCGACCTGGTGCTGTTCCATGAGTTCTTCCACGGCGACACCGGACGGGGCCTGGGCGCGTCGCACCAGACCGGCTGGACCGCGCTGGTCGCATTGCTCTTGCAGCCGCGCGCGGCTGCCGACAGCGGCATCGTGCCGGTAGTGGAGCCGGAGGACGAAGACGCCGAGGCGGAAGCCGTCGCCGCGGTCGCGCGCGCGCGGGAGCAGGCGGTGAAGTAA